A region of the Zymomonas mobilis subsp. mobilis ATCC 10988 genome:
GGCATTGTTGCCTATCTTGTGGCACATTCAGCCTTAGGCGCGGCCATTATTTTCTCACCTTTGCGTTGGCTGGTTATTCTGGCGCCGCTGGCTTTTGTTTTCGCCCTTAGCGCTGGTGTAAACCGCTTCAAGCTTTCGACGTTAAAAACGCTTTTCTGGTCTTATGCGGCCGTCATGGGACTTTCGATGGCGGTGATTTTCTTCGTCTATACCGGCACGTCTATTGCCCAGACCTTTTTTGCAACGGCTGCTGCCTTTGCAGGGCTCAGTGTTTTTGGCTATCTGACGAAGAAGGACTTGTCTGGTATTGGTAGCTTCCTGATTATGGCTGTTTTCGGCTTGATCGTAGCCTCTTTACTGAACATGTTCATTCACTCTTCATCGCTGCAATTCGGTATCAGTGCTTTAGGCGTGCTTATTTTTGCTGGCCTTACCGCTTATGATACGCAGCAAATCAAAAGCATGTATTTCATGACTTCTGGTGGTGAATACGCCGGTAAAATGGCAGTGATGGGCGCTTTAAGCCTCTATCTGGACTTCATCAATATGTTCAGCTTCCTGCTGAACTTCATGGGTGACCGTCGCTAATCACCTTAATTGATTGCTAAAAAAGAAAAGCCCGAAATTCTGTTTCGGGCTTTTTTAGTATAAAGAGTAAATTTTCAGGCTTTAAGCGCTTTATTTCGGCTGTTGATTGGCCTTTTGGGTAACGTTGGGTTTCGTAGAAGAGGCCACCGCTTGCTCTTTCTCTAACTTTTGCTCTCCCTTATTGATTTTATGAAGCAGGCTTTCTTTGGGATTAAGGTTAGCTGCCAAAAATTCAGCGCTACGCTTCCACGCCTCATTTGCAGCCACTTCATTATAAGCAGGCTGGGTTTCATTCATAAAACCATGTCCGGCATTGGGATAAAAATAACATTCCAATGGCA
Encoded here:
- a CDS encoding Bax inhibitor-1/YccA family protein — its product is MANWNDSRMTVTESAARGRNGASERDAGLRSYMLSVYNYMAGGVLLTGIVAYLVAHSALGAAIIFSPLRWLVILAPLAFVFALSAGVNRFKLSTLKTLFWSYAAVMGLSMAVIFFVYTGTSIAQTFFATAAAFAGLSVFGYLTKKDLSGIGSFLIMAVFGLIVASLLNMFIHSSSLQFGISALGVLIFAGLTAYDTQQIKSMYFMTSGGEYAGKMAVMGALSLYLDFINMFSFLLNFMGDRR